The proteins below are encoded in one region of Limnochorda pilosa:
- a CDS encoding response regulator transcription factor translates to MRLLLVEDDPALSELIVQGLSEEGYRVDHAADGEEAELFLADRTYAVVLLDRLLPDRRGEDLLAQWRARGLGTPVLFLTALDAVEERVKGLRLGADDYLTKPFAFEELLARIEALARRSSLVGPGGRLRSSDLALDPQQARLEGPGGAWVTLTPREAALLELFLRHPGQVLQRQTLLEQVWSEPWEVSENALEAHVKNLRQKIRQVGSSARLRAVRGVGYTLEEGAA, encoded by the coding sequence GTGCGGCTCCTCTTGGTAGAAGACGATCCGGCCCTGAGTGAGCTGATCGTTCAGGGTCTCAGCGAAGAAGGCTACCGCGTGGACCACGCGGCCGACGGTGAGGAGGCCGAGCTCTTCCTGGCGGACCGGACCTACGCGGTCGTCCTCCTGGACCGCCTGCTCCCGGACCGGCGGGGCGAGGACCTGCTCGCCCAGTGGCGGGCCCGCGGCCTGGGCACGCCCGTGCTCTTCCTGACCGCGCTGGACGCGGTGGAAGAGCGGGTGAAGGGTCTCCGGCTGGGTGCCGACGACTACCTGACCAAGCCCTTTGCCTTCGAAGAGCTCCTGGCGCGCATCGAGGCGCTGGCCCGCCGGAGCTCGCTGGTCGGGCCCGGGGGGCGGCTCCGCTCGTCGGATCTGGCCCTGGACCCACAGCAGGCTCGCCTGGAGGGACCTGGGGGGGCGTGGGTGACCCTCACGCCGCGGGAGGCCGCACTGCTGGAGCTCTTCCTCCGCCATCCCGGGCAGGTGCTGCAGCGCCAGACCCTTCTGGAGCAGGTGTGGTCCGAGCCGTGGGAGGTTTCGGAGAACGCGCTGGAGGCCCACGTGAAGAACCTCCGCCAGAAGATCCGGCAGGTGGGCTCCTCGGCCCGGCTGCGGGCCGTGCGGGGGGTCGGGTACACCCTGGAGGAGGGTGCGGCATGA